A window of the Diceros bicornis minor isolate mBicDic1 chromosome 12, mDicBic1.mat.cur, whole genome shotgun sequence genome harbors these coding sequences:
- the TTC31 gene encoding tetratricopeptide repeat protein 31 isoform X2, with product MAPIPKTVGRIKLDCPLRPGCPLGVAAVPKLCKEFGPEDYGEEDIEDFLRRLVESDPQGLHQIRVDGSSGRLQLWHHDYLLNRFHDEGKTTGQSDDRGKRAEGVGTYCGLQKSFLYPPQGSKPCPQSPSASASFPSGSDSLFQVAMPQKLLLTEEEANRLAEELVAEEERMKQKAEKKRLKKKRQKDRKRQERLEQAGGETKAKITSDGDGSPPSSPGNPAPGQCGEEEDSLDLSSTFVSLALRKVGDWPPSARKEKGLSQEPQGKSLGPQEKMGQEEGSLPGEESPRESPKAEASPGLLAAALQQSQELAELGTSFAQKGFYRKAVVLFTQALKLNPRDHRLFGNRSFCHERLGQPAWALADAQVALTLQPGWPRGLFRLGKALMGLQRFEEAAAVFQETLRGGSQPDAARELYSCLLQLSLDQRRGIRAPPLSTGFPQPFLHAELSRPRSTAPRAPGLLSPPLHYPPCHPSHSNWPLPQTQSGRPPPHQLQDPSKDWGILGRGPQHLPQAR from the exons gaCATAGAGGATTTTCTTCGACGGCTTGTGGAGAGTGATCCCCAGGGCCTGCACCAGATCCGTGTGGATGGGAGCAGCGGGCGGCTGCAGCTGTGGCACCATG ATTACCTCCTGAACCGTTTCCATGACGAGGGGAAAACGACTGGACAGAGTGATGACAGGGGCAAGAGGGCTGAGGGAGTGGGCACTTACTGTGGTCTCCAAAAGTCCTTCCTCTACCCTCCCCAAGGGTCTAAGCCCTGCCCTCAAAGCCCCTCTGCCTCGGCATCCTTCCCCAGTGGTTCAGACAGCCTATTCCAGGTGGCCATGCCCCAGAAGCTCCTGCTGACTGAAGAG gaagccaacCGCCTGGctgaggagctggtggctgaggaggAGCGCAtgaaacagaaagcagagaagaaacGACTCAAGAAGAAG CGTCAAAAGGATCGAAAGCGACAGGAGCGCTTGGAGCAGGCTGGCGGGGAGACCAAG GCCAAGATAACCTCAGATGGGGATGGGAGCCCCCCATCCAGCCCTGGGAACCCAGCTCCAGGACAGTGTGGTGAGGAAGAG GACTCACTGGATCTATCTAGCACTTTTGTGTCTCTGGCTTTGCGCAAGGTTGGGGATTGGCCCCCCAGTGCCCGCAAAGAGAAGGGACTGAGCCAGGAGCCCCAAGGCAAAAGCCTGGGCCCCCAGGAGAAGATGGGCCAAGAGGAAGGGAGCCTTCCAGGAGAAGAGAGCCCCAGGGAGAGTCCTAAAGCAGAG GCATCTCCGGGACTGCTGGCAGCTGCCTTACAACAGAGCCAGGAGCTGGCAG agttGGGTACCAGCTTTGCCCAAAAAGGTTTCTACCGCAAGGCCGTGGTCCTCTTCACCCAGGCCTTGAAGCTCAACCCCCGGGACCACCG GTTATTTGGAAATCGCTCCTTCTGCCATGAGCGGCTGGGTCAGCCGGCGTGGGCCCTGGCCGATGCTCAGGTGGCCCTCACTCTACAGcctggctggccccggggcctcTTCCGCCTGGGCAAGGCCTTGATGGGACTGCAG CGTTTCGAGGAGGCAGCTGCTGTGTTCCAGGAGACTCTGAGAGGCGGGTCCCAACCTGATGCAGCCCGGGAGCTCTACTCTTGCCTTCTGCAACTCTCTCTG GATCAGCGAAGAGGAATCCGTGCACCACCTCTGTCCACTGGGTTCCCCCAGCCATTTCTCCACGCTGAGCTCAGTCGCCCTCGAAGCACTGCTCCAAGGGCCCCTGGCCTTCTGTCTCCACCCCTGCATTATCCTCCATGTCACCCGAGCCATTCCAACTGGCCCCTTCCCCAGACTCAGAGTGGAAGACCCCCTCCTCACCAGCTCCAGGACCCCTCAAAGGACTGGGGCATCCTGGGACGTGGGCCCCAGCATCTACCTCAGGCCAGATGA
- the LBX2 gene encoding transcription factor LBX2, with protein MSSGSEPRTPPTPFSIADILGPRMVPRGPSASQLPESSPGPTSPLCALEELTSKTFRGLDGHALQSSEGRAAPGALGPGPAGRRRRKSRTAFTAQQVLELERRFVFQKYLAPSERDGLAARLGLANAQVVTWFQNRRAKLKRDVEEMRADVASLHALSPEIQCRLALPHGAPGFGRPDSGPQLSDEEIQVDD; from the exons ATGAGCTCGGGATCCGAGCCCCGGACACCTCCGACACCCTTCAGCATCGCGGACATACTAGGCCCGCGCATGGTCCCCCGAGGACCCTCTGCGTCACAGCTTCCAGAGTCGAGCCCAGGTCCCACGTCGCCGCTGTGCGCGCTGGAGGAGCTGACTAGTAAAACTTTCCGCGGACTTGACGGGCACGCTCTGCAGTCCTCTGAAG GCCGGGCCGCCCCGGGCGCGCTGGGCCCTGGCCCCGCCGGCCGCAGACGGCGAAAGTCACGCACGGCCTTTACGGCGCAGCAggtgctggagctggagcggCGCTTCGTCTTCCAGAAGTACCTGGCGCCGTCCGAGCGCGACGGGTTGGCAGCGAGGCTGGGCTTGGCCAACGCGCAGGTCGTCACGTGGTTCCAGAACCGGCGTGCCAAGCTCAAGCGCGACGTGGAGGAGATGCGCGCCGACGTGGCCTCGCTGCACGCGCTGTCCCCCGAAATCCAGTGCCGCCTCGCGCTGCCTCATGGCGCCCCAGGCTTCGGCCGGCCCGACTCCGGACCCCAACTGTCAGACGAGGAGATACAGGTGGACGATTGA
- the TTC31 gene encoding tetratricopeptide repeat protein 31 isoform X1, with amino-acid sequence MAPIPKTVGRIKLDCPLRPGCPLGVAAVPKLCKEFGPEDYGEEDIEDFLRRLVESDPQGLHQIRVDGSSGRLQLWHHDYLLNRFHDEGKTTGQSDDRGKRAEGVGTYCGLQKSFLYPPQGSKPCPQSPSASASFPSGSDSLFQVAMPQKLLLTEEEANRLAEELVAEEERMKQKAEKKRLKKKRQKDRKRQERLEQAGGETKAKITSDGDGSPPSSPGNPAPGQCGEEEDSLDLSSTFVSLALRKVGDWPPSARKEKGLSQEPQGKSLGPQEKMGQEEGSLPGEESPRESPKAEASPGLLAAALQQSQELAELGTSFAQKGFYRKAVVLFTQALKLNPRDHRLFGNRSFCHERLGQPAWALADAQVALTLQPGWPRGLFRLGKALMGLQRFEEAAAVFQETLRGGSQPDAARELYSCLLQLSLQDQRRGIRAPPLSTGFPQPFLHAELSRPRSTAPRAPGLLSPPLHYPPCHPSHSNWPLPQTQSGRPPPHQLQDPSKDWGILGRGPQHLPQAR; translated from the exons gaCATAGAGGATTTTCTTCGACGGCTTGTGGAGAGTGATCCCCAGGGCCTGCACCAGATCCGTGTGGATGGGAGCAGCGGGCGGCTGCAGCTGTGGCACCATG ATTACCTCCTGAACCGTTTCCATGACGAGGGGAAAACGACTGGACAGAGTGATGACAGGGGCAAGAGGGCTGAGGGAGTGGGCACTTACTGTGGTCTCCAAAAGTCCTTCCTCTACCCTCCCCAAGGGTCTAAGCCCTGCCCTCAAAGCCCCTCTGCCTCGGCATCCTTCCCCAGTGGTTCAGACAGCCTATTCCAGGTGGCCATGCCCCAGAAGCTCCTGCTGACTGAAGAG gaagccaacCGCCTGGctgaggagctggtggctgaggaggAGCGCAtgaaacagaaagcagagaagaaacGACTCAAGAAGAAG CGTCAAAAGGATCGAAAGCGACAGGAGCGCTTGGAGCAGGCTGGCGGGGAGACCAAG GCCAAGATAACCTCAGATGGGGATGGGAGCCCCCCATCCAGCCCTGGGAACCCAGCTCCAGGACAGTGTGGTGAGGAAGAG GACTCACTGGATCTATCTAGCACTTTTGTGTCTCTGGCTTTGCGCAAGGTTGGGGATTGGCCCCCCAGTGCCCGCAAAGAGAAGGGACTGAGCCAGGAGCCCCAAGGCAAAAGCCTGGGCCCCCAGGAGAAGATGGGCCAAGAGGAAGGGAGCCTTCCAGGAGAAGAGAGCCCCAGGGAGAGTCCTAAAGCAGAG GCATCTCCGGGACTGCTGGCAGCTGCCTTACAACAGAGCCAGGAGCTGGCAG agttGGGTACCAGCTTTGCCCAAAAAGGTTTCTACCGCAAGGCCGTGGTCCTCTTCACCCAGGCCTTGAAGCTCAACCCCCGGGACCACCG GTTATTTGGAAATCGCTCCTTCTGCCATGAGCGGCTGGGTCAGCCGGCGTGGGCCCTGGCCGATGCTCAGGTGGCCCTCACTCTACAGcctggctggccccggggcctcTTCCGCCTGGGCAAGGCCTTGATGGGACTGCAG CGTTTCGAGGAGGCAGCTGCTGTGTTCCAGGAGACTCTGAGAGGCGGGTCCCAACCTGATGCAGCCCGGGAGCTCTACTCTTGCCTTCTGCAACTCTCTCTG cAGGATCAGCGAAGAGGAATCCGTGCACCACCTCTGTCCACTGGGTTCCCCCAGCCATTTCTCCACGCTGAGCTCAGTCGCCCTCGAAGCACTGCTCCAAGGGCCCCTGGCCTTCTGTCTCCACCCCTGCATTATCCTCCATGTCACCCGAGCCATTCCAACTGGCCCCTTCCCCAGACTCAGAGTGGAAGACCCCCTCCTCACCAGCTCCAGGACCCCTCAAAGGACTGGGGCATCCTGGGACGTGGGCCCCAGCATCTACCTCAGGCCAGATGA
- the TTC31 gene encoding tetratricopeptide repeat protein 31 isoform X3: MAPIPKTVGRIKLDCPLRPGCPLGVAAVPKLCKEFGPEDYGEEDIEDFLRRLVESDPQGLHQIRVDGSSGRLQLWHHDYLLNRFHDEGKTTGQSDDRGKRAEGVGTYCGLQKSFLYPPQGSKPCPQSPSASASFPSGSDSLFQVAMPQKLLLTEEEANRLAEELVAEEERMKQKAEKKRLKKKRQKDRKRQERLEQAGGETKAKITSDGDGSPPSSPGNPAPGQCGEEEDSLDLSSTFVSLALRKVGDWPPSARKEKGLSQEPQGKSLGPQEKMGQEEGSLPGEESPRESPKAEASPGLLAAALQQSQELAELGTSFAQKGFYRKAVVLFTQALKLNPRDHRLFGNRSFCHERLGQPAWALADAQVALTLQPGWPRGLFRLGKALMGLQRFEEAAAVFQETLRAGSAKRNPCTTSVHWVPPAISPR, encoded by the exons gaCATAGAGGATTTTCTTCGACGGCTTGTGGAGAGTGATCCCCAGGGCCTGCACCAGATCCGTGTGGATGGGAGCAGCGGGCGGCTGCAGCTGTGGCACCATG ATTACCTCCTGAACCGTTTCCATGACGAGGGGAAAACGACTGGACAGAGTGATGACAGGGGCAAGAGGGCTGAGGGAGTGGGCACTTACTGTGGTCTCCAAAAGTCCTTCCTCTACCCTCCCCAAGGGTCTAAGCCCTGCCCTCAAAGCCCCTCTGCCTCGGCATCCTTCCCCAGTGGTTCAGACAGCCTATTCCAGGTGGCCATGCCCCAGAAGCTCCTGCTGACTGAAGAG gaagccaacCGCCTGGctgaggagctggtggctgaggaggAGCGCAtgaaacagaaagcagagaagaaacGACTCAAGAAGAAG CGTCAAAAGGATCGAAAGCGACAGGAGCGCTTGGAGCAGGCTGGCGGGGAGACCAAG GCCAAGATAACCTCAGATGGGGATGGGAGCCCCCCATCCAGCCCTGGGAACCCAGCTCCAGGACAGTGTGGTGAGGAAGAG GACTCACTGGATCTATCTAGCACTTTTGTGTCTCTGGCTTTGCGCAAGGTTGGGGATTGGCCCCCCAGTGCCCGCAAAGAGAAGGGACTGAGCCAGGAGCCCCAAGGCAAAAGCCTGGGCCCCCAGGAGAAGATGGGCCAAGAGGAAGGGAGCCTTCCAGGAGAAGAGAGCCCCAGGGAGAGTCCTAAAGCAGAG GCATCTCCGGGACTGCTGGCAGCTGCCTTACAACAGAGCCAGGAGCTGGCAG agttGGGTACCAGCTTTGCCCAAAAAGGTTTCTACCGCAAGGCCGTGGTCCTCTTCACCCAGGCCTTGAAGCTCAACCCCCGGGACCACCG GTTATTTGGAAATCGCTCCTTCTGCCATGAGCGGCTGGGTCAGCCGGCGTGGGCCCTGGCCGATGCTCAGGTGGCCCTCACTCTACAGcctggctggccccggggcctcTTCCGCCTGGGCAAGGCCTTGATGGGACTGCAG CGTTTCGAGGAGGCAGCTGCTGTGTTCCAGGAGACTCTGAGAG cAGGATCAGCGAAGAGGAATCCGTGCACCACCTCTGTCCACTGGGTTCCCCCAGCCATTTCTCCACGCTGA